In the genome of Sulfurimonas autotrophica DSM 16294, the window TTGGAACAAAAAAACTCAAAGACATTATACTAAAGTCAGATTTACCTACACTGCATCTAGCACCTTCTAATATTGGTCTAGTAGGAATAGAAAAAGAGTACTATGATGCGGACAAAGCAAAAGGTCGTGAGCTTGTTTTAAAAAAAGCAATAGCAAATATTCAAAAAGATTATGATTACATTATTATAGATTCTCCTCCGGCACTTGGTCCGATGACAATTAATGCACTCTCAGCAGCAAACTCAGTAATTATTCCTATTCAATGTGAATTTTTTGCACTTGAAGGTTTGGCACAACTTTTAAATACAGTCAAGCTTGTAAGAAAATCAATTAATCCAAAATTGGCTGTTAAAGGGTTTTTACCAACTATGTTTTCTTCCCAGAACAATTTATCTAAACAAGTTTTCGCAGATTTGCGTCAGCATTTTAAAGGTAAACTCTTTAAAGATGAAACAGATAAATATATAGTAGTTCCGCGTAACGTAAAACTTGCCGAATCTCCATCGTTTGGAAAACCTGCAATTCTTTATGATGTAAAATCAAGCGGTTCTATTGCATATCAAAATTTAGCACAGGCGATAATAAAGTAATGAAGTCACAAAAGTTAGGCAGAGGACTTGATGCTCTTCTTGGAGAAATGGACGAAGCATATGAAAATGAAGGTTCTCAAAATGATGTTGTTTTAGAAATACCGCTTAAAGATATCCGTCCTAATCCTTTTCAGCCGAGAAAATCATTTGATGAAGAGGCACTTTTAGAACTTTCAGAATCTATTACAAAAGACGGACTGATTCAGCCTATTGTCGTAACTGAAGATATCGATGGGTATGTACTAATAGCGGGTGAGAGAAGATTTCGCGCTTCAAAACTTGCAAAACTCAAAGAGATTCGTGCTGTAGTATTAAATTCTGATGAGCAAAAAATGAGACAGTTTGCTCTGATTGAAAATATTCAAAGAGAAGAATTAAATGCAATGGAGTTGGCTGAAGCATATACAGAACTCATTAAGCTGCATGATGTAACACATGATGAACTCTCAAATATTATTCATAAAAGCAGGGCACATATAACCAATACACTGCGTTTACTGCAACTTTCTCCAAAAATTCAAAAAGCACTGATTGAAAAAAAGATTTCGGCAGGTCATGCAAAAGTAATGGTTGGCTTGGATGAGAAAGAACAGCAGTTGATTTTGAACTCTATAGTTGGTCAAAAACTGAGTGTACGCGAAGTTGAGACTATGATTAAAAGTATGAAAAATACGCAGACTTCTTCACATGTTCCAGAAAGAAACAAGCTTCCAGGTTATGATTTCTCAAATGTGAAACAAAAATTCAGTGACTTCGGTTACCATGTAAAAGCTTCAAACAATAAAATTACAATCAGTTTTGATTCGCAAGATGAAATTGATGAGTTTTTGTCACATTTTAGAAATTAATTAAAAAAAATACCAAATTTATATCTTCATTTAACTATCGTTTCAATTTTATAATAGTATAATCACGCAACTTTTAGGAGGTGCTATGTTAGATATAAATCCAATACTACTCTTGGCTACATTTGTTGTATTTGTTTCCCTTATAGCCGTTCTGAACAGTTGGCTTTATAATCCATTACTTTCTTTTATGCAAAAGCGTGATGATGACATTAAAAAAGATCTTGAAAAAGTAGGATCTAATGATGATGAAATCAATGAGCTTAACACAAAAGCAGAGTCAATAATTATGAATGCTAAACTAGAAGCTACGGCCCTAAGAGAAAAAGTTATCGCGGATGCTAAGGAATTAGCTGACAGTAAGTTAGAATCAAAACGTGCTGAACTCGCGGCAGAATATTTAGAGTTTGAGCAATCACTTGCAAAATCTAAAGATGAGTTGACTTCTGACTTAATGTCACAAGTTCCGGTATTTAAAGAAGCTGTAAAAGCTAAATTTAGTCAGATATAAGGGTGTAATGTGAGTAGAATTTTAGTATTAATGCTAATGATATCAACTTATGCATTAGCATCTGAGCACGAGCATGCAGGTACAGATATAGTTCAAAGAACTGTAAACTTCTTGTTATTTGCTGGGCTAATTTGGTATCTAGTTGGGGAGCCTGTAAAGAATTTCTTTGCATCAAGAAGTCAGAGTATTGCTGATGAATTGAAAAAGGTTCAGGAAAAACTGAATGAATCAATCAATCTTAAAAAAGAGGCATTGGCAAAAATTTCTGAAGCTGAGAAGTTTGCAGAAGAGTTGGCTGTTATTTCTAAAAAAGAGAACAAAATTCTTAACGACACTATCATTGCGCAAGCAGAGAGTGACATTGAAGCAATGATAAAAAAACATACTTCTAAAAAAGAATTTGAAGAAAAGAAAATGATTCGTAACGTAGTTGAAGATGTTATTAAAGAGACATTGAAACAAAGCGGTGATAGTTTCGATAGAGAAACTATGGCTAATATCATTTTGAAAAAGGTTGCTTAAATGGAAGAACTGATTGCAAAAAGATACATAAAAGCTTTAGGTGAGGGTTCTGACTTAGCATCTATGCAAAATATTACAACAGTATTTTCTGCCTTGGCAGAGTCATTTAAGAATGATAAATTTGTTAGTATAATTGCTAACCCAAGTGTAAAAGCTGAAGAAAAATCAACAATTTTATTAGATGCAGTTAAAGCTGCAGATTCTAGTAAAATAAATAATTTAATTAAACTGTTAGTAGAAAGCAGACGTATCAATATCATTCCTGCGATTGCGCAAGAATTGAAAAATGATTTGGCAGTAGCTACTAAAACTTATGAAGGTGTTATCTGCAGCGATACTGATATTGATGCAAAGGTAATAGAAGAATTAAGTGCCGGTTTAAGTAAAAAATATGATGCGACTATTTCGTTGGCATTTATAAAAAATGACTTTAACGGTATAAAAGTAGAAGTAGATGGTCTTGGTATAGAAATTAATTTTTCTAAAGACAGAATAGACAGTCAAATTATAGAACATATAATAAAAGCAATTTAACTTTCAATGAGAGGAGAACAATAGTGGTAGCAAAAATTCAAGCTGATGAAATCAGCTCAATAATTAAAGAGCGTATCGACAACTTTGAACTAAGTGTCGATATCAATGAAACAGGTAAAATTGTTTCTTATGCTGATGGTGTTGCACAGGTTTACGGACTGAGCAATGTTATGGCAGGAGAAATGGTAGAGTTCGAGGACGGAACAAGAGGTTTAGTTTTAAACCTTGAAGAAAGCAGCGTAGGTGTTGTTATTCTTGGTGCAGGTAATGCACTTCGTGAGGGAATGAGCGTTAAGCGTTTAGGAACACTTCTTAAAGTTCCAGTAGGTGATGCACTTCTTGGACGTGTAGTAAATGCACTTGGTGAGCCGATTGACGGTAAGGGTCCGATTGAGACTACAGAAGTTCGTTTTGTAGAAGAAAAAGCACCTGGAATCATGGAAAGAAAATCTGTACATGAACCGTTAGCTACTGGTATTAAAGCGATTGATGCATTGGTACCGATCGGACGTGGACAGCGTGAGCTTATCATCGGTGACCGCCAAACAGGTAAGACTACTGTTGCATTGGATGCAATCATTAACCAAAAAGGTAACGGTGTTGTATGTATTTATGTTGCTGTTGGTCAAAAAGAATCAACTGTTGCACAAATCGTTCGTCGTTTAGAAGATCATGGAGCAATGGAATATACAATTATTGTATCTGCTACTGCTGCTGAAGCTGCTGCACTCCAGTTTTTAGCACCATATACCGGTGTTACTATGGGTGAGTACTTTCGTGACAATGCAAGACATGGTCTGATTGTGTATGATGATTTATCTAAGCATGCAGTTGCGTACCGTGAAATGTCACTTATCCTTCGCCGTCCTCCGGGTCGTGAAGCATATCCGGGTGATGTTTTCTATGTTCACTCTCGTCTTTTAGAGCGTGCTGCAAAACTTTCTGATGAAGAGGGAGCTGGTTCATTAACTGCTCTTCCAATTATTGAAACACAAGCTGGTGATGTTGCGGCATATATTCCAACAAATGTTATTTCAATTACTGATGGTCAAATTTTCTTAGAAACTGACCTTTTCAACTCGGGTGTTCGTCCTGCGATTAACGTAGGCCTTTCAGTTTCTCGTGTTGGTGGTGCTGCACAAATTAAAGCTACTAAGCAAGTTGCCGGTACTTTAAGACTTGATCTTGCGCAGTATCGTGAACTTCAGGCATTTGCTCAATTTGCATCTGATCTTGATGAAGTTTCTCGTAACCAATTAGAACGTGGACAAAGAATGGTTGAAGTTCTAAAACAAGGGCCGTTCTCGCCACTTCCTGCTGAAAAGCAAGTTGTAATTATTTTTGCCGGTAATGAAGGTTTCTTAGATGATTTTGATGCATCAAATGTTGTTCGTTTTGAAGCTGAACTTTATCCATTTATTGAAGCATCTTATCCTCAAATTTTTGAGAACATTAGAAGTTCTAAGAAAGTGGATGATGAAACAAAAACATTATTAATGAAAGCATTAGAAGA includes:
- a CDS encoding ParA family protein, which encodes MSEVIVIANQKGGVGKTTTAVNLAASLAVAEKKVLLIDSDPQANATTSLGFHRNDYEFNIYHVLIGTKKLKDIILKSDLPTLHLAPSNIGLVGIEKEYYDADKAKGRELVLKKAIANIQKDYDYIIIDSPPALGPMTINALSAANSVIIPIQCEFFALEGLAQLLNTVKLVRKSINPKLAVKGFLPTMFSSQNNLSKQVFADLRQHFKGKLFKDETDKYIVVPRNVKLAESPSFGKPAILYDVKSSGSIAYQNLAQAIIK
- a CDS encoding ParB/RepB/Spo0J family partition protein; this translates as MKSQKLGRGLDALLGEMDEAYENEGSQNDVVLEIPLKDIRPNPFQPRKSFDEEALLELSESITKDGLIQPIVVTEDIDGYVLIAGERRFRASKLAKLKEIRAVVLNSDEQKMRQFALIENIQREELNAMELAEAYTELIKLHDVTHDELSNIIHKSRAHITNTLRLLQLSPKIQKALIEKKISAGHAKVMVGLDEKEQQLILNSIVGQKLSVREVETMIKSMKNTQTSSHVPERNKLPGYDFSNVKQKFSDFGYHVKASNNKITISFDSQDEIDEFLSHFRN
- a CDS encoding FoF1 ATP synthase subunit B', producing MLDINPILLLATFVVFVSLIAVLNSWLYNPLLSFMQKRDDDIKKDLEKVGSNDDEINELNTKAESIIMNAKLEATALREKVIADAKELADSKLESKRAELAAEYLEFEQSLAKSKDELTSDLMSQVPVFKEAVKAKFSQI
- a CDS encoding F0F1 ATP synthase subunit B — protein: MSRILVLMLMISTYALASEHEHAGTDIVQRTVNFLLFAGLIWYLVGEPVKNFFASRSQSIADELKKVQEKLNESINLKKEALAKISEAEKFAEELAVISKKENKILNDTIIAQAESDIEAMIKKHTSKKEFEEKKMIRNVVEDVIKETLKQSGDSFDRETMANIILKKVA
- a CDS encoding F0F1 ATP synthase subunit delta, with the protein product MEELIAKRYIKALGEGSDLASMQNITTVFSALAESFKNDKFVSIIANPSVKAEEKSTILLDAVKAADSSKINNLIKLLVESRRINIIPAIAQELKNDLAVATKTYEGVICSDTDIDAKVIEELSAGLSKKYDATISLAFIKNDFNGIKVEVDGLGIEINFSKDRIDSQIIEHIIKAI
- the atpA gene encoding F0F1 ATP synthase subunit alpha, with translation MVAKIQADEISSIIKERIDNFELSVDINETGKIVSYADGVAQVYGLSNVMAGEMVEFEDGTRGLVLNLEESSVGVVILGAGNALREGMSVKRLGTLLKVPVGDALLGRVVNALGEPIDGKGPIETTEVRFVEEKAPGIMERKSVHEPLATGIKAIDALVPIGRGQRELIIGDRQTGKTTVALDAIINQKGNGVVCIYVAVGQKESTVAQIVRRLEDHGAMEYTIIVSATAAEAAALQFLAPYTGVTMGEYFRDNARHGLIVYDDLSKHAVAYREMSLILRRPPGREAYPGDVFYVHSRLLERAAKLSDEEGAGSLTALPIIETQAGDVAAYIPTNVISITDGQIFLETDLFNSGVRPAINVGLSVSRVGGAAQIKATKQVAGTLRLDLAQYRELQAFAQFASDLDEVSRNQLERGQRMVEVLKQGPFSPLPAEKQVVIIFAGNEGFLDDFDASNVVRFEAELYPFIEASYPQIFENIRSSKKVDDETKTLLMKALEEFKASFVAN